Proteins found in one Quercus robur chromosome 2, dhQueRobu3.1, whole genome shotgun sequence genomic segment:
- the LOC126715731 gene encoding uncharacterized protein LOC126715731 isoform X1: MASTSLPLISGGLRFPSQYSASLPNHHLSATATATATATLPKWGWRRDKDTSMFINTTRGQAFRILANPNVSSRKGGPKNEVIMVDPLEAKRLAAKQMQEIKAKEKFKRRREIEAINGAWAMIGLTAGLVIEGQTGKSILTQLADYWSAIVSLFVR; the protein is encoded by the exons ATGGCATCTACGTCTCTACCGCTCATCAGTGGAGGCCTCCGTTTTCCCTCTCAATACTCAGCATCCCTTCCCAACCACCACCTCTCTGCAACTGCAACTGCAACTGCAACTGCAACTCTCCCCAA gtGGGGATGGAGAAGAGACAAAGACACAAGCATGTTCATCAACACAACCAGAGGCCAAGCATTTCGAATCTTGGCCAACCCTAAT GTGTCTTCAAGGAAAGGAGGCCCAAAGAATGAAGTGATCATGGTTGATCCTCTGGAAGCCAAGCGGTTGGCTGCCAAACAAATGCAAGAAATTAAAGCAAAAGAGAAATTCAAG AGAAGACGTGAAATTGAAGCAATTAATGGAGCATGGGCAATGATTGGTCTCACCGCAGGCTTGGTCATTGAAGGTCAGACTGGAAAAAGTATTCTGACTCAG TTGGCGGACTACTGGAGTGCCATTGTAAGTCTTTTTGTGCGGTAg
- the LOC126715731 gene encoding uncharacterized protein LOC126715731 isoform X2, translated as MASTSLPLISGGLRFPSQYSASLPNHHLSATATATATATLPKWGWRRDKDTSMFINTTRGQAFRILANPNVSSRKGGPKNEVIMVDPLEAKRLAAKQMQEIKAKEKFKEPWKSHIGHEFAFVTYVLFFLGKDKFS; from the exons ATGGCATCTACGTCTCTACCGCTCATCAGTGGAGGCCTCCGTTTTCCCTCTCAATACTCAGCATCCCTTCCCAACCACCACCTCTCTGCAACTGCAACTGCAACTGCAACTGCAACTCTCCCCAA gtGGGGATGGAGAAGAGACAAAGACACAAGCATGTTCATCAACACAACCAGAGGCCAAGCATTTCGAATCTTGGCCAACCCTAAT GTGTCTTCAAGGAAAGGAGGCCCAAAGAATGAAGTGATCATGGTTGATCCTCTGGAAGCCAAGCGGTTGGCTGCCAAACAAATGCAAGAAATTAAAGCAAAAGAGAAATTCAAG GAACCTTGGAAGTCCCATATTGGACATGAATTTGCATTTGTGacatatgttttattttttttagggaagGATAAGTTTTCGTGA